The genomic segment AAGCAGAGAAAGAAGTTCTTGATCTCTTAATTGAGAATAATATTCAATCTGCAATTTTTCATTGGTATTCAGGAGGGGTAAATTTGATTGATTCTATTGCTAAGGCAGGATATTTTTTCTCTATTAATCCTGCTATGATAAAATCTATTTCAGGGAGAAAGATAATTTCTAAATTGCCTAAGCATCTCGTATTGACGGAAACGGATGGGCCTTTTATCAATGAAAATGATTATCCTATAAAACCTGGCCAAGTAAATACCGTGATTTCCTATTTGTCGGAAGAATGGCTTATTACAGAAAAAGATGTAAAAGAGATTATTAGATTAAATTTCTATAATCTTCTCAACTATATTAAATAGAAAGGAGTTTGCTCATGCAAGCTCCTGAATATTAAAATCGCTCAAATTGTGTTTCGATAAATTGTAACAGCTCGTGATGGATATAATGTTGAAGTTGACCCCTCCGCTGGACATACTGACCCCTCTGCATATTCCGGTGATGTTGGTTCTTCCCCACTTTTGGTGTCATGAAGGAGAATATACCACACGTTTCCTCAACAGATCAAACCCAGCTCTCCCGTACATCTGCCGCTTAATCGTTTTCAGTCTATTAACGTTTCCTTCTACGGGACCATTGCTCCACGGTAGGCTGAGTGCATTTTCAACAGCCTTGCAATCGGCCAGCAGCCCTTTGGCGAAAGAGGCCATCTCCTTTACTCCGGATTTGTTTGATTTGTCAATCCATTCTTTCAGATCCGTATTACCTGACCGTTCAGACATCATTTTTCGGAAGGATTGAGCAAGCGTGAAAATCTCCTGCAGGTCTTCGGAAGATGTGCATAATTCGCTGATAAGCTTTTGCTGGCCTTCTTTTAACTTAGCGTGATCGGACACGAACCAGATCGCTGTTGATGCTGGTTTGAAGGATGCTCCAGCCTGCGTAGGCAACTTCTTTGTACGCCCAGCTTTTTTACCTACCTGTACCCCATAGTATTTCAAGGCTTCTGACAAGGTAGAATAGGCTCCTTTGTATCCCTGGGATTTTAACTCCTGCCATATTGTAGTCAGCAAGATGTCGGATTCCTCCTCCATACGCTTTCTGATGTACGGAAAAAATTTTTCTATCGGGTTGTTACGGCTTTGTGATCTGCGGGGTAAGGTTTTCATATCCAGATATCTCTTGATAGTTCGCCTGCTCATGTTCAGATGTCGTGCCATCGCACGTATAGAGTGCCCTTTTCCCTGCAGTTCTTTAAGCTGTTTGAACCGTTGAAGGCGGATTCCACCTTGGGGATTCTCTTCGGACCTTTTGTCTCCACCAGAGATATTTTGGCCGCAGACCGCTTTTTCCGCTTCGTTCAGGGGTTGCTTCGGGGACAGCATAGCGTTGACTTTGCTATACTGCCTGACCAATACTTTCTGTACTGCTTCGCTTAGATTTTTCAACAGATGCCAACGGTCGGTTACCTGTATAGCCTGTGGTGCACCGGCGATGATGGCTTTTTGGTAATTACTGTATCTGTCCCGACTCATTACCTTAATCTCCGGACGCATTTCCAGCCATTTTCGCAACGTCTCTTCTTCCCGGTCAGGCAGAAGGTCGATAGCTTTCCCTGTGTGAAGATTGACCAGGATACTACCATAGCTATTCCGTTTTTTATAGGCCCAGTCATCCACCCCGACAGCAGTCACACCTTCTGATGGTGAAA from the Sphingobacterium thalpophilum genome contains:
- a CDS encoding ISL3 family transposase; protein product: MNASKLVFSNGDRFKVISVDNRQDELRIYVQSGTGSVSCPNCCIPSKRIHSYYTRKIADLPVFGKTSVIFLRSRKFYCRHQECPFKVFTERFEHYFKPYRRKTDRLENKIRQLGLLAGGRPAERICDLVSMPSSDTTILRLIENEAFSPSEGVTAVGVDDWAYKKRNSYGSILVNLHTGKAIDLLPDREEETLRKWLEMRPEIKVMSRDRYSNYQKAIIAGAPQAIQVTDRWHLLKNLSEAVQKVLVRQYSKVNAMLSPKQPLNEAEKAVCGQNISGGDKRSEENPQGGIRLQRFKQLKELQGKGHSIRAMARHLNMSRRTIKRYLDMKTLPRRSQSRNNPIEKFFPYIRKRMEEESDILLTTIWQELKSQGYKGAYSTLSEALKYYGVQVGKKAGRTKKLPTQAGASFKPASTAIWFVSDHAKLKEGQQKLISELCTSSEDLQEIFTLAQSFRKMMSERSGNTDLKEWIDKSNKSGVKEMASFAKGLLADCKAVENALSLPWSNGPVEGNVNRLKTIKRQMYGRAGFDLLRKRVVYSPS